The following coding sequences are from one Halorubrum sp. BOL3-1 window:
- the uvrB gene encoding excinuclease ABC subunit UvrB: MSDADSPLSEDRPTVDRPLRVDAPFEPAGDQPGAIEGLVEGFESGAKKQTLLGVTGSGKTNTVSWVAEELDQPTLVLAHNKTLAAQLYEEFRELYPDNTVEYFVSYYDYYQPEAYVEQTDTFIDKEMSINEEIDRLRHSATRSLLTRDDVIVVASVSAIYGLGDPGNYRDMALRLEVGEEVGREALLADLVDLNYERNDVDFTQGTFRVRGDTVEIYPMYGRHAVRVELWGEEIDRMLKVDPMKGEVVSEEPAVMLHPAEHYSIPDDKLEQAVTEIEDLMEKRVRYFERQGDLVAAQRVEERTTFDLEMLREAGYCSGIENYSVHMDDRESGDAPYTLLDYFPDDFLTVIDESHQTIPQIKGQYEGDKSRKDSLVENGFRLPTAYDNRPLTFEEFEEKTDRTLYVSATPSDYERETSENVVEQIVRPTHLVDPNVEVTGATGQVEDLLERVDERIERDERVLVTTLTKRMAEDLTEYFEEAGIDVAYMHDETDTLERHEIIRDLRLGNIDVLVGINLLREGLDIPEVSLVAILDADQEGFLRSTTTLVQTMGRAARNVNGEVVLYADRVTDSMEEAIEETQRRREIQLEYNAEHGYEAKTIDKPVGETNLPGSKTDTSSVSVGDVESEDEAEARIGALDDRMDEAASNLEFELAADLRDRIAELRRAFEIGAGDEGVPAPAIDE, from the coding sequence GTGAGCGACGCCGACTCCCCCCTCTCGGAGGACCGACCGACCGTTGACCGCCCCCTCCGCGTCGACGCCCCGTTCGAGCCCGCGGGCGACCAGCCCGGGGCCATCGAGGGGCTGGTCGAGGGGTTCGAGTCGGGCGCGAAAAAACAGACCCTGCTCGGCGTCACCGGCTCCGGGAAGACCAACACCGTCTCGTGGGTCGCGGAAGAACTCGACCAACCCACCCTCGTACTCGCCCACAACAAGACGCTCGCGGCCCAGCTGTACGAAGAGTTCCGCGAGCTGTACCCGGACAACACCGTCGAGTACTTCGTGTCGTACTACGACTACTACCAGCCGGAGGCGTACGTCGAGCAGACGGACACGTTCATCGACAAGGAGATGTCGATAAACGAGGAGATCGACCGCCTCCGCCACTCCGCGACGCGCTCGCTCCTCACCAGAGACGACGTGATCGTGGTCGCCTCGGTCTCGGCTATCTACGGCCTCGGAGACCCGGGGAACTACCGGGACATGGCGCTCCGCCTCGAAGTCGGGGAAGAGGTCGGCCGCGAGGCGCTGCTCGCGGACCTGGTCGACCTGAACTACGAGCGCAACGACGTGGACTTCACGCAGGGCACCTTCCGCGTGCGCGGCGACACCGTCGAGATCTACCCGATGTACGGGCGGCACGCGGTGCGCGTCGAGCTGTGGGGCGAGGAGATCGACCGGATGCTCAAGGTCGACCCGATGAAAGGCGAGGTCGTCTCCGAGGAGCCGGCGGTGATGCTCCACCCGGCGGAACACTACTCGATCCCGGACGACAAGCTGGAGCAGGCGGTGACCGAGATCGAGGACCTGATGGAGAAACGGGTGCGCTACTTCGAGCGACAGGGCGACCTCGTGGCGGCCCAGCGGGTCGAGGAGCGCACCACCTTCGACCTGGAGATGCTCCGGGAGGCGGGCTACTGCTCGGGGATCGAGAACTACTCGGTTCACATGGACGACCGCGAGTCGGGCGACGCGCCGTACACCCTGCTCGACTACTTCCCGGACGACTTCCTCACCGTGATCGACGAGTCCCACCAGACGATCCCCCAGATCAAAGGCCAGTACGAGGGCGACAAGTCGCGGAAGGACTCGTTGGTCGAGAACGGGTTCCGGCTCCCGACCGCCTACGACAACCGCCCGCTCACCTTCGAGGAGTTCGAGGAGAAGACCGACCGCACGCTCTACGTCTCCGCGACGCCGAGCGACTACGAGCGCGAGACCTCCGAGAACGTCGTCGAGCAGATCGTCCGGCCGACCCACCTCGTGGACCCGAACGTCGAGGTGACGGGGGCGACCGGGCAGGTCGAGGACCTCCTAGAGCGGGTCGACGAGCGGATCGAGCGCGACGAGCGCGTCCTCGTCACCACGCTCACCAAGCGGATGGCCGAAGACCTCACGGAGTACTTCGAGGAGGCCGGGATCGACGTGGCGTACATGCACGACGAGACCGACACCCTCGAACGCCACGAGATCATCCGCGACCTCCGGCTGGGCAACATCGACGTGCTCGTCGGAATCAACCTGCTCCGGGAGGGACTCGACATTCCGGAGGTGAGCCTCGTCGCGATCCTCGACGCCGACCAGGAGGGGTTCCTCCGCTCGACGACGACGCTCGTCCAGACGATGGGACGGGCCGCGCGCAACGTCAACGGCGAGGTCGTCCTCTACGCCGACCGGGTGACCGACTCGATGGAGGAAGCCATCGAGGAGACCCAGCGCCGGCGCGAAATTCAGCTGGAGTACAACGCCGAACACGGCTACGAGGCCAAGACAATCGACAAGCCGGTGGGCGAGACCAACCTCCCGGGGTCGAAGACGGACACTTCGTCGGTCAGCGTCGGCGACGTCGAAAGTGAGGACGAGGCGGAAGCGCGGATCGGGGCGCTCGACGACCGGATGGACGAGGCCGCGAGCAACCTGGAGTTCGAGCTGGCGGCCGACCTCCGCGACCGGATCGCAGAGCTGCGGCGCGCCTTCGAGATCGGCGCGGGCGACGAGGGCGTCCCGGCGCCCGCGATCGACGAGTAG
- a CDS encoding SPFH domain-containing protein produces MGTQGPRGESAEMADAMDEIPDGVWQYLALGVALLVGFALLSQSLVYGVGALAVLLAAVTVVSAVEIVDAYDKEALTVFGEYRELLEPGVHLIPPFVSRAYAFDMRTQTIDVPSQSAITRDNSPVTADAVVYIKVMDAKKAFLEVDDYKKAVSNLAQTTLRAVIGDMELDDTLSQRDLINDRINEELDEPTDEWGIRVEAVEVREVSPSQEVQRAMEQQTGAERRRRAMILEAQGERRSAVEQAEGDKQSNIIRAQGEKQSQILEAQGDAISTVLRARSAESMGERAIIERGMETLEEIGKGESTTFVLPQELTSLVGRYGKALSGSDVQEMEGLEGKEFDEETEKLLGLEDIESALEQLDTVADSDLRTDETRDADAAGDVDITRQEEETREADRDIELESESEQPGD; encoded by the coding sequence ATGGGAACACAAGGTCCGCGCGGCGAGTCCGCCGAGATGGCGGATGCCATGGACGAGATCCCGGACGGGGTCTGGCAGTACCTCGCGCTCGGGGTCGCCCTGCTCGTCGGCTTCGCCCTCCTCAGTCAGAGCCTCGTGTACGGGGTCGGCGCCCTGGCGGTGTTGCTGGCGGCCGTTACGGTCGTCAGCGCCGTCGAGATCGTCGACGCCTACGACAAGGAGGCGCTCACCGTCTTCGGCGAGTACCGGGAGCTGCTCGAACCGGGGGTCCACCTCATCCCGCCGTTCGTCTCGCGGGCGTACGCGTTCGACATGCGGACCCAGACGATCGACGTACCGAGCCAGTCTGCCATCACGCGGGACAACTCCCCGGTGACGGCGGACGCGGTCGTCTACATCAAGGTGATGGACGCGAAGAAGGCGTTTCTTGAGGTCGACGACTACAAGAAGGCCGTCTCGAACCTCGCACAGACCACGCTCCGCGCCGTCATCGGTGACATGGAGCTCGACGACACCCTCTCGCAGCGAGACCTGATCAACGACCGGATCAACGAGGAGTTAGACGAGCCGACCGACGAGTGGGGGATCCGCGTCGAGGCCGTCGAAGTACGGGAGGTGAGCCCCTCCCAAGAGGTCCAGCGCGCGATGGAGCAACAGACCGGCGCCGAGCGCCGCCGGCGCGCGATGATCCTCGAAGCGCAGGGGGAACGCCGCTCCGCGGTCGAGCAGGCGGAGGGTGACAAGCAGTCGAACATCATCCGCGCGCAGGGCGAAAAGCAGTCCCAGATCCTCGAAGCGCAGGGGGACGCGATCTCGACGGTCCTCCGCGCCCGCTCGGCCGAGTCGATGGGCGAACGCGCCATCATCGAGCGCGGTATGGAGACCTTAGAGGAGATCGGGAAAGGCGAGTCCACCACCTTCGTCCTCCCCCAGGAGCTGACGAGTCTGGTCGGCCGCTACGGCAAGGCGCTCTCCGGCTCCGACGTTCAGGAGATGGAGGGGTTAGAGGGGAAGGAGTTCGACGAGGAGACGGAGAAGCTGCTCGGCTTAGAGGACATCGAGAGCGCCCTCGAACAGCTCGACACCGTGGCCGACAGCGACCTCCGGACCGACGAGACCCGGGACGCGGACGCCGCCGGCGACGTCGACATCACCCGTCAGGAGGAGGAGACCCGCGAGGCCGACCGCGACATCGAACTCGAGTCAGAAAGCGAGCAGCCCGGAGACTGA
- a CDS encoding O-acetylhomoserine aminocarboxypropyltransferase/cysteine synthase family protein, translated as MPSDEGDDGRRFSTRSVHAGSDPDPTTGARATPIYQTTAYEFEDADHAADLFALEEAGNVYSRLMNPTNAALEERIASLEGGVGAVATASGMAALDVTTFLLASTGDNLVSSSALYGGTYTYLTHSVERRGVSTRFVDPLDYEGYAEAIDEDTAYVHLETIGNPALVTPDIERIAEIAHDRGVPLFVDNTFATPALCRPLEHGADLVWESTTKWLTGNGTTVGGVVVDGGSFPWADHAEKYPEIAQDNPAYHGINFAERFGDAAFTFAAITRGLRDLGDQQSPFDAWNTLQQTESLPLRMDRHCENAGVVAEYLDDHDEVAWVNYPGLESHETHEEATEYLEGGYGGMLTFGLEAGYEAARATVEEADLASLVANVGDSKTLVIHPGSTTHQQLTDEEKETAGVTDDMIRLSVGIEDPADIVADLEAAIEAATN; from the coding sequence ATGCCATCCGACGAAGGGGACGACGGCCGCCGGTTCAGCACCCGAAGCGTTCACGCAGGCTCCGACCCCGACCCGACCACGGGCGCCCGCGCGACGCCCATCTACCAGACGACGGCCTACGAGTTCGAGGACGCCGACCACGCGGCGGACCTCTTCGCCTTAGAGGAGGCCGGAAACGTCTACTCGCGGCTGATGAACCCGACCAACGCCGCCCTCGAAGAGCGGATCGCCTCGCTGGAGGGCGGCGTCGGCGCGGTCGCGACCGCCTCGGGGATGGCCGCGCTCGACGTGACGACGTTCCTGCTCGCGTCCACGGGCGACAACCTCGTCTCGTCGTCGGCGCTGTACGGCGGCACCTACACCTACCTCACCCACTCCGTCGAGCGCCGCGGGGTCTCGACCCGGTTCGTCGACCCGCTCGACTACGAGGGGTACGCCGAGGCGATCGACGAGGACACCGCCTACGTCCACCTCGAAACGATCGGGAACCCGGCGCTGGTCACGCCCGACATCGAGCGGATCGCGGAGATCGCCCACGACCGCGGCGTCCCGCTGTTCGTCGACAACACGTTCGCGACGCCGGCCCTCTGCCGACCGCTCGAACACGGCGCTGACCTCGTCTGGGAGTCGACGACCAAGTGGCTCACCGGCAACGGGACCACCGTCGGCGGCGTCGTCGTCGACGGCGGCTCGTTCCCGTGGGCCGACCACGCCGAGAAGTACCCGGAGATCGCACAGGACAACCCCGCCTACCACGGGATCAACTTCGCCGAGCGGTTCGGCGACGCGGCGTTCACCTTCGCGGCGATCACTCGCGGCCTGCGCGACCTGGGGGACCAGCAGTCGCCGTTCGACGCGTGGAACACGCTCCAGCAGACGGAGTCGCTCCCGCTGCGGATGGACCGCCACTGCGAGAACGCCGGCGTCGTCGCGGAGTACCTCGACGACCACGACGAGGTCGCGTGGGTGAACTACCCCGGCTTAGAGAGCCACGAGACCCACGAGGAGGCGACTGAGTACCTGGAGGGCGGCTACGGCGGGATGCTCACCTTCGGGCTGGAGGCCGGCTACGAGGCCGCGCGGGCGACGGTCGAGGAGGCCGACCTCGCCTCCCTCGTCGCGAACGTGGGCGACTCGAAGACGCTCGTCATCCACCCGGGCTCGACGACCCACCAGCAGCTGACGGACGAGGAGAAGGAGACCGCCGGCGTCACCGACGACATGATCCGGCTCTCGGTCGGCATCGAGGACCCCGCCGACATCGTCGCGGACCTGGAGGCCGCCATCGAGGCGGCGACGAACTGA
- a CDS encoding aminopeptidase, translating to MDGRVREHAEVLVDWSARVEAGDDVVVSVAEDAHELGVAVAEALGERGANVTTLYGSSEVSRAYLKGVETRVEEETGEGETDAVDADDFDSDPAVDRAIFEAADAYLRIGGGRNTTATAGVDGDTRRAYATARKGAREARMDTDWVSTVHPTRSLAQQAGMAYEEYREFVYDAVLRDWEALADEMARMKDILDSGEEVRVVTERDDAPDTDVTMSIAGRTAVNSAASVAYDSHNLPSGEVFSAPYDTEGEVFFDVPMTIDATRVRNVRLAFEGGEVVDFSAEAGEDALADVLDTDPGARRLGELGIGMNRGIDRFTDSILFDEKMGDTVHLAVGRAYDACLPEGESGNDSAVHVDMITDVSGDSRMAVDGEVVQRNGTFRWEEGFAAEAE from the coding sequence ATGGACGGACGCGTACGCGAGCACGCCGAGGTGCTCGTCGACTGGAGCGCGCGGGTCGAGGCCGGCGACGACGTGGTCGTCAGCGTCGCGGAAGACGCCCACGAACTGGGGGTCGCGGTCGCCGAGGCGCTCGGCGAGCGCGGGGCGAACGTGACCACGCTGTACGGGTCGAGCGAGGTCTCGCGGGCCTACCTGAAGGGCGTCGAGACGAGGGTCGAAGAGGAGACCGGCGAGGGAGAGACCGACGCGGTCGACGCGGACGACTTCGATTCGGACCCCGCCGTCGACCGCGCGATCTTCGAGGCGGCCGACGCCTACCTCCGGATCGGCGGCGGCCGCAACACGACCGCGACCGCGGGCGTCGATGGCGACACGCGCCGCGCGTACGCCACGGCCCGGAAGGGCGCCCGCGAGGCGCGGATGGACACCGACTGGGTGTCGACGGTCCACCCGACGCGGAGCCTCGCCCAGCAGGCGGGGATGGCCTACGAGGAGTATCGGGAGTTCGTCTACGACGCCGTCCTGCGCGACTGGGAGGCGCTGGCCGACGAGATGGCGCGGATGAAGGATATCCTCGATTCCGGCGAGGAAGTCCGGGTCGTCACCGAGCGCGACGACGCGCCCGACACCGACGTTACGATGTCGATCGCGGGCCGCACCGCGGTCAACTCCGCCGCCTCCGTCGCGTACGACTCCCACAACCTCCCCTCGGGCGAGGTGTTCTCCGCGCCGTACGACACCGAGGGCGAGGTCTTCTTCGACGTGCCGATGACGATCGACGCGACACGCGTCCGGAACGTTCGCCTCGCGTTCGAGGGAGGCGAGGTCGTCGACTTCTCCGCGGAGGCGGGCGAGGACGCGCTCGCGGACGTCCTCGACACCGACCCGGGCGCCCGGCGGCTGGGCGAGCTCGGTATCGGGATGAACCGCGGTATCGACCGCTTTACCGACTCGATCCTCTTCGACGAGAAGATGGGCGACACCGTCCACCTCGCGGTCGGCCGCGCCTACGACGCCTGCCTGCCCGAGGGCGAGTCCGGCAACGACAGCGCGGTCCACGTCGACATGATCACCGACGTGAGCGGAGACTCCCGGATGGCTGTCGACGGCGAGGTTGTCCAGCGGAACGGGACGTTCCGGTGGGAAGAGGGGTTCGCGGCGGAAGCGGAGTGA
- a CDS encoding AbrB/MazE/SpoVT family DNA-binding domain-containing protein, which produces MASSTRGPRVVRVSQKGQATIPKRLREKFGIEAPGEVFVYEEAGRIVVEPVPSLDDLHGIHAGEHERGEVMERVRELRDEERRREDTRAERFRPSEDA; this is translated from the coding sequence ATGGCGAGTAGTACGAGAGGTCCGCGGGTAGTACGCGTGTCCCAGAAGGGACAGGCCACGATCCCGAAGCGGCTGCGGGAGAAGTTCGGGATCGAGGCGCCCGGCGAGGTGTTCGTCTACGAGGAGGCGGGCCGAATCGTCGTCGAGCCGGTGCCCTCTCTCGACGATCTCCACGGTATCCACGCCGGCGAACACGAGCGGGGCGAGGTAATGGAACGGGTGCGTGAGCTGAGAGACGAGGAGCGGCGTCGGGAGGACACACGAGCCGAGCGGTTCCGCCCGTCCGAGGACGCATGA
- the pepF gene encoding oligoendopeptidase F, with amino-acid sequence MSSVPERSEIDAEYKWKLDGIYADDEAWEAARETVADRIDELAAYEGRVTEDAATLLELLELREEIFRELQQVTTYARLRSAEDTRNQEYQAMSARASSLGSEASSAVSYLRPELQTLTETDVAAFVDAEPALAEYEHYLDDVLRKKPHTRSSEVEEVLADLSEVTDAPSEIYSMLTNADMTYGVVEDPDGEEVEITQANFTKLQTNPDREFRERVHETFYDEWAGVRNTVGTSLEKAVREHVTGAEIRDYDSARAAALDGSNVPVEVYDTLVEAVDDNLDVLHRHADLKAEALGVDQLESHDLYMSLTGDQGPDVEYEQAREWVIEAVAPLGDAYQERLAEGLDSRWVDVYENRGKRSGAFSSGTYDTQPYIMMNYQDDIASMYTLAHELGHSMHSELAGDAQPWHDASYEIFVAEIASTVNETLLTRHLLDTVEDDELRTHVLDEYLERFRSTLFRQTMFATFEQRIHERVESGDALTPDAFDELYGDLKGDYYAPAELTGGIEREWERIPHFYYDFYVYQYATGISAAAAIVERVLEEGEEAATDYREMLRAGGSDYPLEVVELAGVDMASPDPIESAVGIYDEYLDEIATLLDLE; translated from the coding sequence ATGAGTTCGGTTCCCGAGCGGTCCGAGATCGACGCCGAGTACAAGTGGAAGCTCGACGGCATCTACGCCGACGACGAGGCGTGGGAGGCGGCCCGCGAGACCGTTGCCGACCGGATCGACGAGCTGGCCGCCTACGAGGGGCGCGTCACCGAGGACGCCGCGACCCTGCTCGAACTGCTCGAACTGCGCGAGGAGATATTCCGCGAGCTCCAGCAGGTGACCACGTACGCCCGGCTCCGCAGCGCCGAGGACACGCGGAATCAGGAGTACCAGGCGATGTCCGCCCGGGCGTCGTCGCTCGGCTCCGAGGCGTCGAGCGCGGTCTCGTACCTCCGGCCCGAACTACAGACGCTGACCGAGACCGACGTCGCGGCGTTCGTCGACGCCGAGCCGGCCCTGGCCGAGTACGAGCACTACCTCGACGACGTGTTGCGGAAGAAGCCGCACACGCGGTCGAGCGAGGTCGAGGAGGTGCTCGCGGACCTCTCGGAGGTGACCGACGCGCCGAGCGAGATCTACTCGATGCTGACGAACGCCGACATGACCTACGGCGTCGTCGAGGACCCCGACGGCGAGGAGGTGGAGATCACGCAGGCGAACTTCACGAAGCTCCAGACGAACCCGGACCGCGAGTTTCGCGAGCGCGTCCACGAGACGTTCTACGACGAGTGGGCGGGCGTCCGTAACACGGTCGGCACCTCGCTGGAGAAGGCCGTCCGCGAACACGTCACGGGCGCGGAGATCCGGGACTACGACTCGGCGCGCGCCGCCGCGCTCGACGGCTCGAACGTCCCCGTCGAGGTGTACGACACCCTCGTCGAGGCCGTCGACGACAACCTCGACGTCCTCCACCGCCACGCCGACCTGAAGGCCGAGGCGCTCGGGGTCGACCAGCTGGAGAGCCACGACCTCTACATGTCGCTGACGGGCGACCAGGGTCCCGACGTGGAGTACGAGCAGGCCCGCGAGTGGGTGATCGAGGCGGTCGCGCCGCTGGGCGACGCCTACCAAGAGCGGCTGGCCGAGGGGCTGGACTCGCGGTGGGTCGACGTCTACGAGAACCGCGGGAAGCGCTCGGGCGCGTTCTCCTCCGGCACCTACGACACCCAGCCGTATATCATGATGAACTACCAGGACGACATCGCGTCGATGTACACCCTGGCTCACGAGCTGGGTCACTCGATGCACTCCGAGCTGGCGGGCGACGCGCAGCCGTGGCACGACGCGAGCTACGAGATCTTCGTCGCGGAGATCGCCTCCACGGTCAACGAGACCCTCCTGACCCGCCACCTGCTCGACACCGTCGAGGACGACGAACTCCGCACCCACGTCCTCGACGAGTACCTCGAACGCTTCCGCTCGACGCTGTTCCGCCAGACGATGTTCGCGACCTTCGAACAGCGGATCCACGAGCGCGTCGAGTCCGGCGACGCGCTCACCCCCGACGCGTTCGACGAGCTGTACGGCGACCTGAAGGGCGACTACTACGCGCCCGCAGAGCTGACCGGCGGCATCGAGCGCGAGTGGGAGCGGATTCCGCACTTCTACTACGACTTCTACGTCTACCAGTACGCGACCGGCATCTCCGCCGCGGCCGCCATCGTCGAGCGCGTCTTAGAGGAGGGCGAGGAGGCCGCCACCGACTACCGCGAGATGCTGAGGGCGGGCGGCTCCGACTACCCCCTCGAAGTCGTCGAGCTCGCCGGCGTCGACATGGCCTCCCCCGATCCGATCGAGTCCGCGGTCGGGATCTACGACGAGTACCTCGATGAGATCGCGACGCTGCTGGATCTGGAGTAG
- the rimI gene encoding ribosomal protein S18-alanine N-acetyltransferase has translation MSVADVTVRRAERADLLAVVRIERACFSDPWPHDAFERLVDEPAFLVAEREGAVVGFVVGDRTPNHGRDIGHIKDLAVRPDARGEGIGRTLLRSALARLRATGVAVARLEVREGNDPARSLYADEGFDPVRRAANYYRDGEDALVLVLDLAAWAGGEVE, from the coding sequence GTGAGCGTCGCAGACGTGACGGTCCGACGGGCCGAACGCGCCGACCTCCTCGCGGTGGTCAGGATCGAGCGCGCCTGCTTTTCTGACCCGTGGCCGCACGACGCCTTCGAGCGGCTGGTGGACGAGCCGGCGTTCCTCGTGGCGGAACGGGAGGGCGCGGTCGTGGGATTCGTCGTCGGTGACCGGACCCCGAACCACGGCCGCGACATCGGCCACATCAAAGACCTCGCCGTCCGCCCCGATGCCCGCGGCGAGGGGATCGGGCGGACCCTTCTCCGGTCGGCGCTGGCGCGGCTCCGCGCGACCGGGGTGGCCGTCGCTCGGCTGGAGGTCCGCGAGGGGAACGACCCCGCCCGGTCGCTGTACGCCGACGAGGGGTTCGACCCGGTCCGGCGGGCGGCGAACTACTACCGCGACGGCGAGGACGCGCTCGTTCTGGTCCTCGATCTCGCGGCGTGGGCCGGCGGGGAAGTCGAGTGA
- a CDS encoding TrmB family transcriptional regulator, whose product MESLRDLGLSSYEDRAYRALLALGTGTAAAAADESGVPKGRIYDALGGLESRGLVRVQTDREPKRYAPVEPAVAVDRLVEAKRRELRQRIETYESGKSELIDRLADAETTDDEFWTAAVGADDSLDLLFERIDAAEESIVVVATEVSAQFDVDREGPELLDRLLGVIRSGVDVSVLLSPDVFDDARAAVDEDRATLTIAQGPFELRITGDAYGNFYLIDGEEVCLEVADPLAPDRLFGMLDLRDRGFATRVSDGFETAWADATVVDEV is encoded by the coding sequence ATGGAGTCGCTTCGCGATCTGGGGCTGTCGAGCTACGAGGACCGGGCGTACCGCGCGCTGCTCGCGTTGGGGACCGGAACCGCCGCGGCCGCCGCCGACGAGAGCGGCGTCCCGAAGGGGCGGATCTACGACGCGCTCGGCGGTCTCGAGTCCCGCGGGCTGGTCCGCGTCCAGACCGACCGCGAGCCGAAGCGGTACGCGCCCGTCGAGCCGGCGGTCGCCGTCGACCGGCTGGTCGAGGCGAAGCGGCGGGAACTGCGGCAGCGGATCGAGACGTACGAGTCGGGCAAATCGGAGCTGATAGACCGGCTGGCCGACGCCGAGACGACCGACGACGAGTTCTGGACCGCCGCGGTCGGCGCCGACGACTCCCTCGACCTCCTCTTCGAGCGGATCGACGCGGCCGAGGAGTCGATCGTCGTCGTCGCCACCGAGGTCTCGGCGCAGTTCGACGTCGACCGCGAGGGGCCGGAGCTGCTCGACCGGCTTCTCGGGGTTATCCGGAGCGGCGTCGACGTCTCCGTGCTGCTCTCGCCGGACGTGTTCGACGACGCGCGCGCCGCGGTCGACGAGGACCGGGCGACGCTGACGATCGCACAGGGGCCGTTCGAGCTGCGGATCACGGGAGACGCGTACGGGAACTTCTACCTCATCGACGGCGAGGAGGTGTGCCTAGAGGTTGCGGACCCGCTCGCTCCGGACCGGCTGTTCGGCATGCTCGACCTGCGCGACCGCGGGTTCGCGACCCGCGTGAGCGACGGCTTCGAGACCGCGTGGGCGGACGCGACCGTCGTCGACGAGGTGTGA